One genomic window of Vicinamibacterales bacterium includes the following:
- a CDS encoding DUF2164 domain-containing protein, protein MPVTLSPEVTKQLHASIKKFCAEHLDEEIGDLKAALFLEFCLAEVGAVVYNRAIGDAQRYFQDRVNDLEGVCYQPEFSYWTPRPGKRG, encoded by the coding sequence ATGCCCGTCACGCTCTCGCCCGAGGTCACCAAGCAGCTGCACGCGTCCATCAAGAAGTTCTGCGCCGAGCACCTGGACGAGGAGATCGGCGACCTGAAGGCGGCGCTGTTCCTCGAGTTCTGCCTGGCCGAGGTGGGGGCCGTGGTCTACAACCGCGCCATCGGCGATGCCCAGCGCTATTTCCAGGACCGCGTGAACGATCTGGAGGGGGTCTGCTACCAGCCGGAGTTCAGCTACTGGACGCCGCGTCCCGGGAAACGGGGGTGA
- a CDS encoding LpqB family beta-propeller domain-containing protein has translation MSEQDGPSAAGRDHATDRGTRLDSWKEIAAYVKRDVRTLQRWEKTAGLPVRRMQKPGLRAVYAYTADLDQWLRDQDPRTMEPAEAPAAARSRASAAQPATRPTWLLYTAAGAGLVLAATLALRPPAPAALGPLTARPITFEPGNERDPDVSPDGKYVAYAQQAPNLRTRVVVRPIDGGEPHDITPGTTDEWSPAWSPDGARLAFLRGDPAGTATLVLSSPLGGDERTLGTVRPYARRRLLLIGHLVAWTPDARHVVVPDQVTPGQGSLVLVATDTGERITLTTPGDARFDVEPSLSSDGRLLLFNRVRGEYRSEAFVQRLDASLRPVGEPRQLASAGTWNGTPRLLEDRGEVLTSSGPLPRLSLWRQPLDGRGPPVSLGIIGDNATQSAVDRRSGRIIARTFRSQADVLRFAVPASPGPTIDPPVEDFLQSTYIDRGPVYSPDGTQVAFISDRSGSRQLWVADAGGGNPVEWTQAFEADMPMPAWSPDGTRIAFAGIGPAGNCQLYVADKATRTAVRVTDDALDYVRPAWSPDGQSLYAAAADRSVYAVYRVPVAGGPAEKVLPGYINVIDVAPDGRGLYLVSRDRRTSAELAYVPLPAGPPVHLATMNFQDDAWMTRDGLYFLDRRADRPLAPVALTFRTHAGAVAVRQQYASAPGRGLSMSPDGRYAVTTRFVPAIADLLLLEPAP, from the coding sequence ATGTCCGAGCAGGACGGGCCGTCGGCGGCGGGTCGGGACCACGCGACCGACCGGGGCACCAGGCTGGACTCCTGGAAGGAAATCGCCGCGTACGTCAAGCGGGACGTCCGCACGCTCCAGCGCTGGGAGAAGACGGCCGGCCTGCCGGTGCGCCGGATGCAGAAGCCCGGCCTCAGGGCGGTCTACGCCTATACGGCCGATCTGGATCAGTGGCTGCGGGACCAGGATCCCCGGACGATGGAGCCGGCCGAGGCTCCCGCCGCCGCGCGTTCCCGGGCCTCCGCGGCCCAGCCGGCGACGCGTCCTACGTGGCTGCTGTACACGGCGGCAGGCGCGGGGCTCGTCCTGGCGGCGACGCTCGCGCTCAGGCCGCCCGCGCCCGCCGCTCTCGGGCCGCTCACGGCACGGCCCATCACGTTCGAGCCAGGCAACGAGCGCGATCCCGACGTCTCGCCGGATGGGAAGTACGTCGCCTACGCGCAGCAGGCGCCCAACCTCCGGACGCGCGTCGTCGTGCGCCCGATCGACGGCGGAGAACCGCACGACATCACACCCGGGACGACGGACGAATGGAGTCCGGCGTGGTCCCCGGATGGGGCCCGACTCGCGTTCCTGCGCGGCGACCCCGCCGGCACCGCCACGCTCGTGCTGAGCTCCCCGCTCGGCGGCGACGAACGCACGCTGGGCACCGTGCGGCCCTACGCGCGCCGCCGGCTGCTGCTCATCGGGCATCTCGTGGCCTGGACGCCGGACGCACGGCACGTCGTCGTCCCGGACCAGGTCACGCCCGGGCAGGGCAGTCTCGTGCTCGTCGCCACGGACACGGGCGAGCGGATCACCCTCACCACCCCGGGCGACGCGCGGTTCGACGTGGAGCCGTCGCTGTCGTCGGACGGGCGTCTCCTGCTGTTCAACCGCGTGCGCGGCGAGTACCGCAGCGAGGCCTTCGTCCAGCGCCTGGACGCGTCCCTCCGCCCCGTCGGGGAGCCGCGGCAGCTCGCGTCGGCCGGCACCTGGAATGGGACGCCGCGCCTGCTCGAGGATCGCGGGGAGGTCCTGACCTCGTCAGGGCCGTTGCCCCGGCTCTCGCTGTGGCGCCAGCCCCTGGACGGCCGCGGCCCCCCCGTGTCCCTCGGCATCATCGGCGACAACGCGACGCAGTCGGCCGTCGACCGCCGGAGCGGACGGATCATCGCGCGCACGTTCCGCAGCCAGGCCGATGTGCTGCGCTTCGCCGTCCCGGCCAGTCCGGGACCGACGATCGACCCGCCCGTCGAGGACTTCCTGCAGTCCACCTACATCGATCGGGGGCCGGTCTATTCGCCGGACGGGACGCAGGTGGCCTTCATCAGCGACCGGAGCGGCTCGCGGCAGTTGTGGGTGGCCGACGCCGGCGGCGGGAATCCCGTCGAGTGGACGCAGGCCTTCGAGGCCGACATGCCCATGCCGGCGTGGTCGCCCGACGGAACGCGCATCGCCTTCGCCGGCATCGGCCCCGCCGGCAACTGCCAGTTGTACGTGGCCGACAAGGCGACCCGGACCGCCGTCCGTGTCACCGACGACGCCCTCGACTACGTGCGTCCCGCGTGGTCGCCCGACGGCCAGTCCCTGTACGCGGCCGCCGCCGATCGGAGCGTGTACGCCGTCTATCGCGTGCCCGTCGCCGGCGGCCCGGCGGAGAAGGTGCTGCCGGGATACATCAACGTCATCGACGTCGCGCCGGACGGCCGGGGCCTGTATCTCGTCAGCCGCGATCGTCGCACCAGCGCCGAGCTGGCGTACGTGCCCCTGCCAGCCGGCCCGCCCGTCCACCTGGCGACCATGAACTTCCAGGACGATGCCTGGATGACGCGCGACGGCCTCTACTTCCTGGACCGCCGGGCCGACAGGCCGCTGGCCCCCGTGGCGCTCACGTTCCGGACGCACGCGGGCGCCGTCGCCGTCCGCCAGCAGTACGCGAGCGCGCCCGGCCGAGGCCTGTCGATGTCGCCGGACGGACGCTACGCCGTGACGACGCGATTCGTCCCGGCCATCGCCGACCTGTTGCTGCTCGAGCCCGCCCCGTAG
- a CDS encoding cysteine dioxygenase family protein — protein MCDFGRAHDHQAFGYLVDTPEIRGLIDETRRLTAGIADVAARVEALKPAFARLLAADGWLPEAYGAPDAASGMGSGIGQYALYRAEDGSLTLFSLVIPAGAETPVHDHLAWGLIGVYRGRQQETVYRRLDDGAEASRADLEVARTGLMDTGEFYALLPPRDDIHYVKTVSDVPSVSIHLLANDTACVWRHRFEPATGAVTAFRSGYSNAPCPPEPASAPPATA, from the coding sequence ATGTGTGATTTCGGACGCGCGCACGATCATCAGGCCTTCGGGTACCTCGTCGACACGCCCGAGATCCGCGGCCTCATCGACGAGACGCGGCGCCTGACGGCGGGCATCGCCGACGTCGCGGCCAGGGTGGAGGCCTTGAAGCCCGCGTTCGCGCGGCTGCTGGCGGCCGACGGCTGGCTGCCGGAGGCCTACGGCGCGCCGGACGCGGCGAGCGGCATGGGCAGCGGCATCGGGCAGTACGCGCTCTACCGCGCGGAGGACGGATCGCTCACGCTCTTCTCGCTGGTCATCCCGGCGGGCGCGGAGACCCCCGTCCACGATCACCTGGCCTGGGGCCTCATCGGCGTCTACCGCGGCCGCCAGCAGGAGACGGTGTACCGGCGGCTCGACGACGGGGCCGAGGCCTCGCGCGCGGATCTCGAGGTGGCGCGCACGGGACTGATGGACACGGGGGAGTTCTACGCGCTCCTGCCGCCGCGCGACGACATCCACTACGTGAAGACCGTGTCGGACGTGCCGTCGGTATCGATCCACCTGCTGGCCAACGACACCGCGTGCGTCTGGCGCCACCGGTTCGAACCGGCGACGGGAGCCGTCACCGCCTTCCGGTCCGGGTACAGCAACGCGCCCTGTCCGCCTGAGCCGGCGTCCGCGCCGCCGGCCACGGCGTAG
- a CDS encoding VOC family protein, whose translation MAAPVVRWQIVSPHPDEVVRFYGAVFGWEERRDNALGYRALLAGSGVPGGVWPAPAGAATFVQLFIEVDDIAAAIEATLAHGGSVVVPRSVLPDGDVMAVVRDPLGTSVGLVTPVSRDAASSS comes from the coding sequence GTGGCAGCCCCGGTCGTTCGCTGGCAGATCGTCTCACCGCATCCCGACGAGGTGGTCCGGTTCTACGGCGCGGTGTTCGGGTGGGAGGAACGCCGCGACAACGCCCTCGGCTACCGGGCGCTGCTCGCGGGCAGCGGCGTCCCCGGCGGCGTGTGGCCGGCCCCCGCCGGCGCGGCCACGTTCGTTCAGTTGTTCATCGAGGTGGACGACATCGCCGCCGCGATCGAGGCGACGCTCGCCCACGGCGGGAGCGTCGTGGTGCCGCGTTCCGTGCTGCCGGACGGCGACGTGATGGCTGTCGTCCGCGATCCGCTCGGCACGAGCGTCGGCCTGGTCACCCCCGTTTCCCGGGACGCGGCGTCCAGTAGCTGA
- the malQ gene encoding 4-alpha-glucanotransferase, with protein MSARPSRQSGIGVPLFSLASSASWGLGEFTDLPAFAAWCREAGQRYVQLLPLNEMSPGETSPYSSMSAMALDPLYIHVPGVPDVAALGGEPALDAAERERLLAVRASASVRYADIRALKSQVLRRAYARFRRDELAADTARARAFRTYAARESWWLDGYTTFRAIHASQDEKAWWQWPPALASGDPGAVAQAAAALDEERGYRAYLQWIAEDQWQEARRASAGVRMFGDLPFMISADSPDVWERRGQFMLDASVGVPPDAFSDSGQDWGLPPWRWEAMQDTGFKWMRARARRLAALFDGVRVDHLVGLYRIYVRPHDESQPRVFSPPDEPMQSRLGARLLNIYLGTGLEVVAEDLGTVPEFVRWSMARLGVPGFKVMRWERAWTDEGQPFVDPSAYPDVSVALTGTHDTETLAEWWRELGDRHRAEVLALPSLAATGPWSVADPRPFVPDVRDAIIRALVASPARHVMLPIQDVFGWDARINTPATVGDDNWTWKLPNAIDRWRDSPQWTERARALHDWCAAAGRLA; from the coding sequence GTGAGCGCCCGGCCGTCGCGCCAGAGCGGCATCGGGGTCCCGCTGTTCTCGCTGGCGTCGTCGGCGAGTTGGGGCCTTGGCGAGTTCACCGACCTGCCGGCGTTCGCGGCGTGGTGCCGCGAGGCCGGCCAGCGGTACGTACAGCTCCTGCCCCTCAACGAGATGTCGCCGGGCGAGACCTCGCCGTACTCCTCCATGTCGGCGATGGCGCTCGACCCGCTGTACATCCACGTGCCAGGTGTGCCCGACGTGGCGGCCCTGGGCGGAGAACCCGCGCTGGACGCCGCCGAGCGCGAGCGCCTCCTGGCGGTGCGGGCGTCGGCCAGCGTCCGCTATGCCGACATCCGCGCGCTCAAGTCGCAGGTGCTGCGCCGCGCCTACGCGCGCTTCAGGCGTGACGAGCTCGCCGCTGACACCGCGCGGGCCCGGGCGTTCCGCACCTACGCCGCCAGGGAGTCGTGGTGGCTCGACGGCTACACGACCTTCCGGGCGATCCACGCGTCGCAGGACGAGAAGGCGTGGTGGCAGTGGCCGCCGGCGCTGGCGTCGGGCGATCCGGGGGCCGTTGCGCAGGCCGCCGCGGCGCTCGACGAGGAGCGCGGGTATCGCGCCTACCTGCAATGGATCGCCGAGGATCAATGGCAGGAGGCGCGGCGCGCCTCGGCCGGCGTGCGGATGTTCGGCGACCTGCCGTTCATGATCTCGGCCGACAGCCCCGATGTGTGGGAGCGGCGCGGACAGTTCATGCTCGACGCCTCCGTTGGCGTGCCGCCGGATGCGTTCTCCGACAGCGGGCAGGACTGGGGCCTGCCGCCCTGGCGCTGGGAAGCGATGCAGGACACGGGCTTCAAGTGGATGCGCGCGCGGGCTCGCAGGCTGGCCGCGCTCTTCGACGGGGTGCGCGTCGATCACCTGGTGGGCCTCTACCGGATCTACGTCCGTCCTCACGACGAGAGCCAGCCCCGCGTCTTCTCGCCTCCCGACGAGCCCATGCAGAGCCGACTCGGCGCCAGGCTCCTGAACATCTACCTGGGCACGGGCCTCGAGGTCGTCGCGGAGGACCTGGGCACCGTGCCCGAGTTCGTCCGCTGGTCCATGGCGCGGCTGGGTGTCCCCGGATTCAAGGTGATGCGCTGGGAGCGCGCCTGGACCGACGAGGGCCAGCCCTTCGTGGACCCGTCGGCGTACCCCGACGTGTCGGTGGCGCTCACGGGCACGCACGACACCGAGACCCTGGCCGAGTGGTGGCGTGAGCTGGGCGACCGGCACCGCGCCGAGGTGCTGGCGCTGCCGAGCCTGGCCGCGACCGGGCCGTGGTCGGTGGCGGATCCTCGTCCGTTCGTCCCCGACGTCCGCGACGCGATCATCCGGGCGCTCGTCGCCAGCCCCGCGCGTCACGTGATGCTGCCCATCCAGGACGTGTTCGGCTGGGACGCGCGCATCAACACGCCCGCGACCGTGGGCGACGACAACTGGACGTGGAAGCTGCCGAACGCGATCGACCGGTGGCGCGACTCGCCGCAGTGGACCGAGCGGGCCCGGGCCCTGCACGACTGGTGCGCGGCGGCCGGGCGTCTCGCCTAG
- a CDS encoding peptidylprolyl isomerase, whose protein sequence is MSGAAVIVRARACLGIAAVVFVATAAAARAQEPIEVRLLRAEDARQLTPETQALFVEGMKSADAKVRAQAVRAAGRFETPALLFDILPLLADRDADVRRWASIAAASSARVFGMEALETLIRVMPAASAPDWAEFAASLGRIPVVTQDQFHQVEEAILKGLPAPVSSPQVVRAPRRAVPAGGVPATDDAVKTEGAARGLEALTRVSGKVHTLSADGRSRLFLVVETPDAPGSQALVRARRLALQALRNARAVDGALLQVAAGDRDDEVRRLAVGAAGAAVTAEAPSLLTPDVRETILRAGLKDVEPRVRYEALRGWGRHLQARACQPVLAALQDPSPHVALLALDLLGDGCGAATSVASALAREASALPAAAGAWHRAAHAVVGLARVAPDQARPLLPRFAGHPTWQVRMYAARAAGQAGSSETLIRLGADDHDNVRNAALDELARLKRPEALAVAYAALERNDYQLVMTAARALTAEPDHPKAAKALVVALVRLTLQGRDTSRDPRVAILTALADVGSTADVEAISGFLTDPEPRVADQAAKALERWTGQPRQATPRARRLVGPDLEMLQRASRQRLRITMADGGVMELRLLADEAPATVARVASLAAKGYYDGLTFHRVEPTFVLQGGSPGANEYMGDGPYMRDEPGVAHLRGTVGISTRGRDTGDAQIFVNLVDSPRLDHAYTVFAVVERGMDVADRVLEGDVMTKVELVDVPNR, encoded by the coding sequence ATGTCCGGCGCCGCCGTGATCGTCCGTGCCCGTGCGTGCCTGGGAATCGCCGCCGTCGTGTTCGTCGCGACCGCGGCCGCCGCCCGCGCGCAGGAGCCCATCGAAGTCCGCCTTCTCCGGGCCGAGGATGCCCGCCAGCTCACGCCCGAGACGCAGGCGCTCTTCGTCGAAGGGATGAAGAGCGCCGATGCGAAGGTCCGCGCGCAGGCCGTGCGAGCCGCCGGCCGCTTCGAGACGCCGGCCCTGCTCTTCGACATCCTGCCGCTCCTGGCCGACCGCGATGCCGACGTGCGGCGGTGGGCGTCCATCGCCGCGGCGAGTTCCGCCCGTGTCTTCGGCATGGAGGCGCTCGAGACGCTCATTCGCGTCATGCCCGCGGCATCGGCCCCGGATTGGGCGGAGTTCGCGGCGTCGCTCGGTCGGATTCCCGTCGTCACCCAGGACCAGTTCCACCAGGTGGAGGAGGCGATCCTCAAGGGCCTGCCGGCACCGGTCTCGTCGCCGCAGGTGGTCCGCGCGCCCCGGCGCGCGGTGCCCGCGGGTGGCGTCCCCGCGACCGACGACGCGGTGAAGACCGAGGGCGCGGCCCGCGGCCTCGAGGCCCTCACGAGGGTGAGCGGCAAGGTCCACACGCTGAGTGCCGACGGACGCTCGCGGCTCTTCCTCGTCGTGGAGACGCCCGACGCGCCAGGATCGCAGGCGCTCGTGCGCGCCCGGCGGCTCGCGCTACAGGCGCTGCGCAACGCCCGGGCGGTGGACGGCGCACTCCTCCAGGTGGCCGCCGGGGACCGCGATGACGAGGTGCGGCGGCTGGCCGTGGGCGCGGCCGGCGCCGCCGTGACCGCCGAGGCGCCGTCGCTGCTCACACCCGACGTGCGCGAGACCATCCTGAGGGCCGGACTGAAGGACGTCGAGCCCCGCGTGCGCTACGAGGCACTCCGCGGCTGGGGACGCCACCTGCAGGCGCGCGCCTGCCAGCCGGTCCTGGCGGCGCTCCAGGATCCCAGCCCCCACGTCGCGCTCCTGGCGCTCGATCTGCTCGGCGACGGGTGCGGCGCCGCGACGTCCGTGGCCAGCGCGCTCGCCAGGGAGGCCTCGGCCCTGCCGGCGGCCGCCGGCGCCTGGCACCGGGCCGCGCACGCCGTCGTCGGTCTGGCCAGGGTGGCCCCGGACCAGGCCCGTCCCCTGTTGCCGCGCTTCGCCGGCCACCCGACGTGGCAGGTCCGGATGTACGCGGCACGGGCCGCCGGCCAGGCAGGGTCGAGCGAGACGCTGATCCGCCTGGGCGCCGACGATCACGACAACGTCCGGAACGCCGCGCTCGACGAGCTCGCGCGGCTGAAGCGGCCCGAGGCGCTGGCGGTGGCCTACGCCGCGCTCGAGCGGAACGACTATCAGCTCGTCATGACCGCCGCCCGGGCGCTCACGGCGGAACCCGATCACCCGAAGGCCGCCAAGGCCCTCGTCGTCGCGCTGGTCCGGCTGACGCTGCAGGGGCGCGACACGTCGCGCGATCCCCGGGTGGCGATCCTGACGGCGCTCGCCGACGTGGGCAGCACGGCCGACGTCGAGGCCATCTCCGGTTTCCTCACCGATCCGGAGCCTCGCGTGGCCGACCAGGCCGCCAAGGCGCTCGAACGGTGGACGGGGCAGCCGCGGCAGGCCACCCCTCGCGCGCGCCGTCTGGTCGGGCCCGATCTGGAGATGCTGCAGCGGGCCTCGCGCCAGCGCCTGCGCATCACCATGGCGGACGGCGGCGTGATGGAACTGCGCCTGCTGGCCGACGAGGCGCCGGCGACCGTCGCGCGCGTGGCCTCGCTGGCCGCCAAGGGCTACTACGACGGCCTGACGTTCCACCGCGTGGAGCCGACCTTCGTGCTGCAGGGCGGGAGTCCCGGCGCCAACGAATACATGGGCGATGGGCCCTACATGCGCGACGAGCCCGGCGTGGCGCACCTGCGGGGTACGGTCGGCATCTCGACGCGCGGCCGCGACACCGGCGACGCCCAGATCTTCGTGAACCTCGTGGACTCGCCCCGGCTCGATCACGCCTACACCGTGTTCGCCGTCGTCGAGCGCGGCATGGACGTCGCCGACCGTGTCCTCGAGGGCGACGTCATGACGAAGGTCGAGCTCGTGGACGTCCCGAATCGCTGA
- a CDS encoding pyridoxal phosphate-dependent aminotransferase has translation MPAPVRSSRLPRDLAPNRLSDAIARRRVSGPPPIDLTESNPTRVGLSYPPDLLAPLASEAATRYEPRALGLPSARAAAASDFARRGVEMPARRVCLTASTSEAYSWLFKLLCEPGDRVLVPRPSYPLFEHLTSLEAVEASPYELDLHGHWRLDVAALARQIDARTKAVLVVSPNNPTGSVLDHDELDALAEVCAARDVALVGDEVFADYRLDGRPPAPSVAQQSKALAFALGGLSKTVGLPQVKLGWIGVAGPEAAVDDALQGLELVADTFLSVSTPVQVALPSLLARGTAVREAIRERTGRNLDALRRAVDGHPAVTILPPAGGWCAVLQVPAVRSEEHLVLDLLEQDGVIVHPGYFFDFPREAFVVVSLLVEPAPFDAAMARVLARAAEAGA, from the coding sequence ATGCCGGCTCCGGTCCGATCGTCGCGGCTGCCACGGGATCTCGCCCCGAACCGGCTCTCGGACGCCATCGCGCGGCGGCGCGTGTCCGGCCCGCCGCCGATCGACCTGACGGAGTCGAATCCGACACGCGTCGGGTTGTCGTACCCGCCCGATCTCCTGGCGCCGCTCGCGAGCGAGGCCGCCACCCGCTACGAGCCCCGGGCGCTGGGCCTGCCGTCCGCGCGGGCGGCCGCGGCGTCCGACTTCGCCCGCCGCGGCGTGGAGATGCCGGCCCGCCGCGTGTGCCTCACCGCCAGCACGAGCGAAGCGTACTCCTGGCTCTTCAAGCTGCTCTGTGAGCCGGGCGACCGCGTGCTCGTGCCGCGCCCGAGCTATCCGCTCTTCGAGCACCTCACGTCGCTCGAGGCCGTCGAGGCGTCGCCGTACGAGCTGGACCTGCACGGGCACTGGCGCCTCGACGTGGCCGCGCTGGCGCGGCAGATCGACGCGCGCACGAAAGCCGTCCTCGTCGTGTCGCCCAACAACCCCACGGGCTCCGTGCTGGACCACGACGAGCTCGATGCCCTGGCCGAGGTCTGCGCCGCGCGTGACGTCGCGCTCGTGGGCGACGAGGTGTTCGCGGACTACCGGCTGGACGGCCGCCCGCCCGCGCCGTCGGTGGCCCAGCAGTCGAAGGCGCTCGCCTTCGCGCTCGGCGGCCTTTCGAAGACGGTCGGCCTGCCGCAGGTGAAGCTCGGGTGGATCGGCGTCGCCGGTCCGGAGGCCGCGGTGGACGACGCCCTGCAGGGCCTCGAGCTCGTGGCCGACACCTTTCTCTCGGTGTCCACGCCGGTGCAGGTCGCGCTGCCGTCCCTGCTGGCGCGGGGGACGGCGGTGCGGGAGGCCATCCGCGAGCGCACGGGGCGCAACCTCGACGCGCTCAGGCGCGCCGTGGACGGGCATCCCGCCGTGACGATCCTGCCGCCTGCCGGGGGATGGTGCGCCGTGCTCCAGGTCCCGGCGGTGAGGAGCGAGGAGCACCTGGTGCTGGACCTCCTCGAGCAGGACGGCGTCATCGTGCATCCGGGCTACTTCTTCGACTTTCCCCGCGAGGCGTTCGTGGTCGTGAGCCTGCTGGTGGAGCCGGCGCCGTTCGACGCCGCGATGGCCCGCGTCCTCGCCAGGGCGGCGGAGGCCGGCGCGTGA